In Epinephelus moara isolate mb chromosome 9, YSFRI_EMoa_1.0, whole genome shotgun sequence, a genomic segment contains:
- the LOC126395232 gene encoding alanine--glyoxylate aminotransferase 2, mitochondrial-like, which produces MYKVVSSLRGRCAVLTRQSCSRSSSVKLHLASGALCQKSAFIHPHTDVPDMPPCNFTPQEYTGMSKERMMEIRRQNCNPMIMKVTYYKKPVFIHQGYMQWLWDVDGRRYLDLFAGVATVSVGHCHPKVTAAAEHQLKRLWHTTNIYAYPTLHEYCEKLASYLPDPLKVIYLTNSGSEANDLAMLMARLYTGNYDIITFRGSYHGGSPQTIGLTSNAAYKYPIANGLGCTNTMCPDVFRGPWGGSHCRDSPVQTIRECSCAQGHCMAHDQYIGQLKETFATSVPSRIAAFFGEPIQGVGGAVQYPKNYLKEAYKLVRERGGVCIADEVQTGFGRTGSHFWGFQGHDVIPDMVTMAKGIGNGFPMGAVVTTPEIAACFAKGVHFNTFGGNPVACAVASSVLDTIKEDGIQQNTLTVGTYLLTELANLRDKYEIIGDVRGKGLQIGVEMVKDKASREPLPSEAMNEIFEDVKDMGVLIGKGGIYGQTFRIKPPMCITMEDANFFLAVFNKSLHNYMEKR; this is translated from the exons ATGTATAAAGTTGTTTCCTCTCTCAGAGGCCGGTGTGCAGTTTTAACGCGACAGTCCTGCTCTCGGTCCTCTTCGGTCAAACTCCACTTGGCAAGTG GTGCATTATGTCAGAAATCAGCCTTCATACACCCTCACACAGATGTCCCAGATATGCCCCCATGCAATTTCACGCCACAGGAATACACG GGTATGTCCAAAGAGCGGATGATGGAGATTCGCAGACAGAATTGCAACCCGATGATCATGAAGGTTACCTATTATAAGAAACCAGTGTTTATCCACCAGGGATACATGCAGTGGCTGTGGGATGTGGATGGGAGGCGATATCTTGATCTATTTGCTGGTGTGGCTACTGTCAGTGTGGGCCACTGCCACCC GAAGGTGACAGCAGCCGCGGAGCACCAGTTGAAAAGACTGTGGCATACTACAAACATCTACGCCTATCCTACTCTACACGAGTACTGTGAGAAACTAGCTTCCTACCTTCCAGATCCTCTTAAG GTGATCTATCTGACTAACAGCGGCTCAGAAGCCAATGACCTGGCTATGCTGATGGCTCGCCTTTATACTGGCaactatgacatcatcactttCAG aggATCATACCATGGTGGCAGCCCACAGACCATTGGTCTTACTTCCAACGCAGCGTACAAATATCCCATTGCCAATGGTTTAGGCTGCACAAAT accatgtGTCCTGATGTGTTCAGAGGTCCATGGGGAGGAAGCCACTGCAGGGACTCTCCTGTGCAGACTATCAGAGAATGTAGCTGTGCCCAAG GTCATTGCATGGCACATGACCAATACATTGGACAGCTCAAGGAGACATTTGCTACCAGCGTCCCAAGTCGAATTGCTGCTTTTTTTGGAGAGCCGATCCAG GGAGTCGGAGGAGCTGTGCAGTACCCCAAAAACTACCTCAAGGAGGCTTACAAActtgtgagagagagaggaggggtcTGCATCGCTGATGAG GTCCAGACTGGATTTGGACGAACAGGAAGTCACTTCTGGGGTTTCCAAGGGCATGATGTCATTCCTGATATGGTTACAATGGCGAAGGGCATCGGTAATGGATTCCCAATGGGAGCTGTTGTGACGACACCAG AAATTGCGGCCTGTTTTGCAAAGGGGGTTCACTTCAACACCTTTGGAGGAAACCCTGTGGCTTGTGCCGTTGCCTCGTCAGTGCTCGAT ACAATCAAAGAAGACGGCATACAGCAGAACACTCTCACTGTGGGCACCTATCTGTTGACAGAACTGGCAAACCTCAGAGACAAGTATGAGATCATCGGTGATGTCCGTGGAAAGGGGCTACAGATCGGTGTGGAAATGGTCAAAGACAAG GCCAGCAGAGAACCGCTGCCCTCTGAGGCAATGAACGAGATCTTTGAGGACGTCAAGGACATGGGAGTCCTGATAGGAAAAGGAGGAATCTATGGACAG ACCTTCCGCATCAAACCCCCGATGTGCATCACAATGGAAGACGCTAATTTCTTCCTGGCAGTTTTTAACAAGTCCCTCCACAACTACATGGAAAAAAGATGA